DNA from Fusarium verticillioides 7600 chromosome 4, whole genome shotgun sequence:
CTAGAAGACCGTACATCCACTCAAGAATCTGCGTTGCGTCTGGTAGAAGCATTGCAAGACCGGCTTCATGAGCGAGCAAGTGAACGACCATTTCGGGAAAGTCATGGGCGAATTGGTATGCGAATATACCACCGGAACTGCTACCGAAGAGAATAGCTTTATCGAAACCAACAGCCTGGATGACAGCGCGGATATCGCGAGCTTGTTGGGGAGGGCTTAGGCGCTTATTGACGGAGACTTGACTTGCTGACATTTGGCGACGATCGAAGGTCGCGCAGGTGAAGCGGTCTGAGAGGGCGGCTATTATGTTGTTGAACTGCATTCCGTGGCCGTTTCCACcggggatgaagatgatgagaggacCGGAACCTTGATACCAGTAGTGAAGGTCACATCCTTCGTTGTGGACAATGCTTCTAATTGGACTGAAGTCCATTGGTGGCTGTTATGTCTAACTTTGATTGACAACTAATAAGAGGTCTGTTCAATCATGTTTTAGGAAGCAATAGGAAATGTCTTTCGCTTCTTATACACTGAGCTGCAAGTTGTGCTCGGTCAATTCTGCACACCGAGGAGACACTGAAGGAATTAGCCTAAAGGTAAAGACCGGCGTGAGTCAGGCTGTCATCATGCGATTTATAAGCTGTCAGATTGATTGCCAAGGCCTTTTTCAAATCCAGGGCCTCATAACGGCATTCTCTCATTATTAGAGTGAGAACCTTGTGAAAAGGCTGGGACTGAGTCTATCATGGATAACGGACCCCAATTCACCCCATGCGGCTGATGAAGTCTTGGGCCAACATTGATTACTGAATGTGGCTATTTATCCCGCTCAAGTTACGGTCGGTCACTTCCGATCCATTCAGGTCAGCTCATATTTCGATGCTGGTCTCGCCGGTACGAGAAGCATTACCCATAATCCTCACGGTCTTTGTATCCCGAAGCCACTCAACAGTCAATTCACCACCCTCCTTCGACTGCTGCAAAGATCGCAGCGTGTTTCCAGTAAAGTCtggatgatgctgcttgAGCCGGGTAGTAGTCTCGGCGTTTGACAGGACATGGGGGATGATGGCGCGGTGAGCAGAGCCAGTCTGTTGCTATTAGTAATGCCCCTCTGGAAGACGAAGGTACTTACCGCCGCGTCTTCATGATTGTTACCTGCTATGCAATTAATAACTCGAGTGTGGATATGTTCCGAAGGGCTTGTCGAGACTTGGAAGATGTAGATGAAACCATTCAGTGGAGCCTGCTTACAGTAGTTAGTTGTGCGCTGTCAATGATAGCGATGTACTGACCAACTTGGAAGCATCGAACTTCAAAGCtttcaagtcaagctcaGGGCTAAACTCGAGCATGAAGTACTGATCTTGCTCAAATACAGCCACTGGCTCTCCTGTGCCCTCCCACTTCGAAGCAGAAGCCGCTTCAAACAAGCCCTTCAACTCATCCCATCGCTTGCTATCCTGTGATACGGCAGGAAGGTCAAGTAGTTCCGGAAACTCAATACCAACCAGCTTCGCATCTTCAAATGGGCTCTGATTGAGAGATGCAGAGGCAACACCATGAAGTCTAGTAAGATACCTCAGCGTCTGCGGCGCATTGGGAAGGGTACTGAACAGGTGCTGCGACAAGGCGAGAGTCGCATGGCCACAAAGCGGCGCTTCGTTGACGGGATTGAACCATCGAACGGCGTAGTGAGCTTTCGCCGACTCATTCTCTGGATCAAGAGGGAGCGCAAATGCTGTCATTGGGAGATTGATGCCTTTCGCCGtttcttgaagctttgaGGCGGGAGGGAACAGGTCGTACGGAAACTCTCCATTCCCATCTTGTGCGACCGATCCGGGCTTCGGCAGGATAATCACGGCTGCGGGATTGCCCTGCGCCCTCGCCGATGCAAAGGCTTGGTATGTAGTTTTCGTAAGAGAGGTCATCGCGAGTTGCTTGTAAGGGTATTCAACTGGAACTGATGGCTGGAAATTGAATGACTGACGAAAAGTATTTATCAGTTATCAAGATATCATCTTAAGGGCGTAAGTGACTCATGCTGACCCCGCAAATTGACTGTTTGGAGATAGTGTCATACCTATTAGTGGGCACTGGGGGCATTTCATGAGCATGCAACGACATGCAACTACTCTCTCCGTTTTCAAACTACATCGCAGTTCTAGCAGATATTGCCCTTCGTCTTAAATAGTTCATGGCCATCTGCAGGTCCGGTCAGCTTGATAATCACCGCTTGATAAGCCATGAACCTCTTTTCGGTATAGGTATGTCGATCCTGATGCTAGCCAACAATGCTTTGCAGGCTTGGGGCAGGTTTCCGCGATAATATTATACCCAAGTCACAGATATGATAGTACCAGTAAGAGTGTGCTCATCTTATGCGCCGGTCAATTATACTGCTGATCATCTATGACGAATAACGACCGGATGTCTCTTTGTTGGCCGGAGATTCCAAGGTCTAATCTAAATTTTTCTCCGACATCTCCACGTAACTCAACAGGCTAAGGCCATTCCAGGGTTGAGTAGTCCGAGAGTTGGCTCTCATGAGGCAGTTGGTAGACCGTCTTCGACCCGCAGAGCCAGCGTAATGCCGCGCTCAGATACGGAGCAAAACAATTCTGAACGGCGTCTGCAGAGATGTGCCCGATGAGATGGGTACCCTAGaccaagcatcaaggatctgaTTAGCTCTGTCAGAATACAGAGATTCTTGAATCACTCACATGTTGATTGTGACCGTCTTCGGTACCATGCATGTAGAGCGTAAAGGGTTGGCGGAAGAGCAACTACCAAGCTGACGATTGCCACAATAATCTCGGGGTTCATTTTGGAGAAGGCTTTGATAAGTGTGTGATCGAAATAACCAAAGTCTTAAAAAAGCTAACTTATGGTATTCATTAGATGAAGTAGCTAGGGTGAGTCTGGCTTGCTTATATGCCAAGTCAACGGCGGAGATCAACGTGAAGCCTCATTTGTAAATCTACACTACACCCGATCAAAGTTCATTGAAATAAGTGAAACGATCCAAGATGTCGGATTTTGGTAATAGCCTATCGTATGGAGGCCAGGAAATCACGGTGGAGTCGGATTTCGGACAGATCCAATTGAAATACGGACGGTCAAGTGACGTACTGTCCAAGTagaagccatggctgcaaGATTCTGGTCTGGACGAATGAGAGCGGTCAGGTCACGCTGCCGTATGCAGAGTAAGCCCAGCTGATGAGATTCTGGACACAGCCAATGAAAGATTACTGGGTCAAGCACTAAAATTGGAACGAGACTTGCCAACTTGGCAAGCCACTCAGATTCTGGATTAGACGAATCAGAACAGCGAACGCAAAGCCTCGTTAGGCATATAAGGGGCAGCAATGCCTTCACCGAATCTCCAatcttcctccttcatcaactaGACTCTGTCTACCGTTTCGCTATACCTCAATTGTGCTCATCCCTAGCACTTTCGCAGTATTTCAACCCCGTCAACATTCCCATGGGTgcgacaacaacatcataCCCCAGTGAGGGGGACTGGCTGAAACACCAAAACATGATCAGATATGAATATCTGGTCAAAGACACGTCGCTCAAGGATTTGGTGATTTTGCTGAGAGCTCAGGGATTGCATGTAACGTTTGTATATTATGGCCTTGATTTATAGGAATGTCTCTGACCAGATACTAGAAAAGCGCAGCTTGAATATAggctcaagagctggaacCTCAGCAAgaacatcgacaaggagacATGGCAATACATTGATCGGAAGATTAGAAAGCGTAaagatgaaggaaaagaCAGTGAAGTCATACACTGTGGCAAGAGGTTGaaaaagctcaaggtcacGAAAGAGACGAATCGTCATCGAGAAACCAATATTTTCGCTCGATTCAAAACGCGTTAGCAAATTCCGCATTTGATCATCAAGTTTTAAGTTAATCATATGCCGCAGCTCCGCCTTCTCCTACAAATCTACAGCTTAGTATTTGCACTCCACCGGCGTTGCAGATGAGCAGTGACTGGCCATTGTCTCTCCCGTGGATCAGCTTGCAAAATAGCAATTGGAACAGTGAGTCATCTCAGAACCAGCGTATACAATCTATCTTACAGCTTTTCTGATAGCTACAATCAACTGTGCTGCTTCCAAGGGTGTGGCATTACAACATAAGCATCAGGCTGATATTGCGACGTCACTGATGGTGTCAATGTTGGCTCACGCCAAAGCTAGCCGCGCTGTCACCTTGTCTAAGCTGATAGCGGCTACAAACAATGCGATACTGGAATGGTACCCTGGTGAGCACGAAGAGACTACCCAGAATATGCTCGATAGTCCCTCGTCCAAGTCTATCTCCGAATGCTTCAAACTCATGGTATATATGATGTCAAACTCGATGCTGTTTCAGGACAGCAGACACCTGGAATTCATTTCCAGCCTCCTGGGGAATGGAACTCTAGACACCTTAGCCGACTTTAAGAAACTCCGGAATGAGAGCCCGACCATCCGAGCATTTCTTGAAAAGCTCTTTCAATTAGCGATTACAAAGGTCACATCAATCATCATAATTATCAACGGTGCCGGCCTCTCAAAACCCCTGGCTCTCATCGAATGGCTCTTA
Protein-coding regions in this window:
- a CDS encoding phenazine biosynthesis protein, with amino-acid sequence MTSLTKTTYQAFASARAQGNPAAVIILPKPGSVAQDGNGEFPYDLFPPASKLQETAKGINLPMTAFALPLDPENESAKAHYAVRWFNPVNEAPLCGHATLALSQHLFSTLPNAPQTLRYLTRLHGVASASLNQSPFEDAKLVGIEFPELLDLPAVSQDSKRWDELKGLFEAASASKWEGTGEPVAVFEQDQYFMLEFSPELDLKALKFDASKLAPLNGFIYIFQVSTSPSEHIHTRVINCIAGNNHEDAATGSAHRAIIPHVLSNAETTTRLKQHHPDFTGNTLRSLQQSKEGGELTVEWLRDTKTVRIMGNASRTGETSIEI